Part of the Cryptosporangium arvum DSM 44712 genome, TCCGCCGGTCACGAGAACGGTCATAGGAGGTCCTTCAAGCGGATCAAGTCGTCGAGTTGGAGCAGGGTGCGGAGGAATTCGAAAGGGTAGTTGGCGACCGCGAGCGCGAACGGGATCACGACCAGCAGCGCCAGCGTGAACGGCAGCGGCACGGTCTTGCCGAACGCCGCGAAGAAGCCGACCCGGGCGTTGCGTGCGGCTTCCCGCGCGTGCAGCCACGGCACCGCGAGTCCGACGAGCGTGTAGGCGTTCGCCGCGATCAGCGTCAGCAGCAGGTAACCGCCGGAGCGGGTGTGCAGGACGAGCTCACCGACCAGCGCGGTGCCGGACAGCACCAGGCTGATCAGGAAGTACGGCATCATCAGGCCCGTCGGCAGCTTCTCGAAGCCGTCGCTGCCCTTGGGCGTCACCCGGAAGTTGATCGGGCGCGGCCGGACGCGCTGCACGGCGGCCGCGAGCACGCCACGCAGGTTCAGCGGCCAGCGGGTCAGCATGTACAGCCAGTCCTCCCAGCTGACGATCGGCGCGCGGTTCGGGCGCCGCACCCCGCCGCCGCGCAGCAGGTAGACCACACCGATCAGCCAGATGTTCACCGCGCCCCAGCGCACCAGGAACTCCAGGTACGGCACGTCGACCCACTGCAGACCGGTGAGGACGGCGAACGGGGCGAGGAAGAGGCCGGCGGCGGTCGTCAGCGTCAGCAGCGGGTAGTACAGCAGTGCGTGCAGGAACCGCAGCCGTAACGACCAGGGCATCCGGCGCAGGTGCCTGGTCATGCTCAGCGCGACCGTGGTGAGGCTGCGCGACCACTGGAATTCCTGGGTGAGCATCGCGGCGAACGTCGGCGGGCCCTCGCCGTGCGCGTCGGCGTCGAGCGCGAACGCGCCCTGCCACCCGGCCGAGCTCAGCAGGTACGTGGTCGTGAAGTCCTCGGCCAGCTCGGGGCCGACGCCGCCGATGTCACGCAGCGCCCGCGTCCGCACGGCGTAGTGGGAGCCGATGCACGACGGTGCGTAACCGACGTTGCAACCGGCCTGGTACGGGCCGTGGAAGCTGGATTCGCGGTAGAGCCGGCCACGCGCCGACCAGGACGCGGTCGCGTTGGTGTCGCAGACGCTCGGCGCGGCGACGTAGCCGATCGAGTCGTCGGCGAACGGACGCACCATCTCGCGCAGATAGGTCGGCCCGGGGACGTGGTCGCAGTCCAGCTGACTGACGACGTCGTACTCGCGGTAGCCGTAGTGGTCGTAGAAGTACGCGAGGTTGCCTTCCTTGCACTTCTTGCGCCGGGGCCAGGTGTCACGCTGGTACTCGAGCTGCCCCCGCCGGGTGGAGACGCGGACGCCGTGGCGACGGCACCAGTCGAGCGTCTCGTCCCCGGGGTCCTCGTCGCAGATCCAGACGTCGTACCGGAACGGGAAGTCCTGCCGGAGCATCGCCTCGAGCGTGGTCCGGGCCGTCTCCCAGGGCTCGGACGGCGCTTTCGTGACGCAGAACGCGACCCGGAGGTAGGGCACCGGCAGCTGCGGGTTGACCGTGGTGATCTTGTTGAACCGCAGGATCGGCAGGATCGGGTAGAGCGACAGGTAGCCGAGCAGCACGCTGTTGATCAGCAGCCCGGCCCAGCCGTGACGATGTTCGGGGCGCAGCCACCACACCCAGAAGAACACCATCGTGACCAGCCAGCCCGCGGTCAGGAAGTGGATCAGGTAGCGGCGGCCCGGCCGCATCGCCGGGACGAACGTGTCCGGGAGCAGCGCGTGGCGGCGCACCCGCCGGGCCCGCATCGCCGGTCCGCTGGCCGGTGCGCTGAGCACCTTGCCGCCGGAGAGCTGGTGGATCGTCTGGTTCAGGTCCTGGCCGACGAACCCGACGCCGATCGGAGCCGTGTCGTACGGGCCGTAGCCGGCGTCGTCCCAGCCGAGGTCCATCAGCATCGTCGCGTCGGCGCCGTCCCAGCCCGCGGCGGCGGCGATGGCGTCCGATGCCTGCCAAACCGGTTCTTTTGCGCCCGTATTCGAGGAGTGCAGAGTGGGCGGAATCACCATTACTCCCACCATGACGACGCCATTACTGAATGAACCCGATACGCAGCACTGCGTCGCTTGGAATAGGCGAGTGGATTCGCGGACGGGCGTTAACTTAAGCGGAGACGAGAAATTGGTCAAGCGGACAATATGTGCACATGGGTCATTCTCTGCACCTTTACGCTGGGGAAACGTCACTCGTTTCGGGGAGGTTCCGCGTTCATGGACGATTCATAGAAATAGTTGTTAACGAGTTTCTAAATGGCTGATGCCGCATCGGCGGAAAGGGTGAGTTGGGTATTTCGTAGTTAGCTCTGTACAGTGTCGACGTCGTTCGTCCCAACGTCGGGAACGGCAGGAACCAGTTCCCTGGGGGATGACATGCGCGTGGTGGTGACCGGTGGTGCCGGTTTTCTCGGCTCCCATCTCGCGGCGGCGCTGCTCGCGCGCGGCGACCAGGTGGTGTGCCTGGACAACTTCTCCACCGGCCGCCTGGAGAACGTCGAGCCGTTCCTCGCCGATCCGGCGTTCGCGCTCGTCGAGACCGACGTCAGCGAGGGGATCGACGTCCCGGGAACGGTCGATGCGGTCGCGCACCTGGCCAGCCCGGCGTCGCCGCCGGACTACCACCGGATGCCGCTGGAGACGCTCGCGGTGGGTAGCCGCGGCACCGAGCACGCACTGCGGCTCGCGGCGCGGGACCGAGCCCGGTTCGTCCTGGCGTCGACGAGCGAGGTGTACGGGGACCCGGTCGTGCACCCGCAGCGCGAGGAGTACTGGGGCAACGTCAACCCGGTCGGCCCGCGCAGCGTCTACGACGAGGCCAAGCGGTTCGCCGAGGCGGTGTCGATGGCCTACCGGCGCACGTACGACCTCAACGTCGGCATCGTGCGGATCTTCAACACCTACGGGCCGCGGATGCGTCCGCAGGACGGCCGTGTGGTCACCAGTTTCATCACGCAGGCGCTGGTGGGGGACCCGCTGACGATCTACGGCGACGGTGAGCAGACCCGCAGCTTCTGCTACGTCGACGACCTGATCGCCGGGATTGTGGCGATGATCGACGGCTCGGAGAGCGGGCCG contains:
- a CDS encoding glycosyltransferase family 2 protein, which gives rise to MVIPPTLHSSNTGAKEPVWQASDAIAAAAGWDGADATMLMDLGWDDAGYGPYDTAPIGVGFVGQDLNQTIHQLSGGKVLSAPASGPAMRARRVRRHALLPDTFVPAMRPGRRYLIHFLTAGWLVTMVFFWVWWLRPEHRHGWAGLLINSVLLGYLSLYPILPILRFNKITTVNPQLPVPYLRVAFCVTKAPSEPWETARTTLEAMLRQDFPFRYDVWICDEDPGDETLDWCRRHGVRVSTRRGQLEYQRDTWPRRKKCKEGNLAYFYDHYGYREYDVVSQLDCDHVPGPTYLREMVRPFADDSIGYVAAPSVCDTNATASWSARGRLYRESSFHGPYQAGCNVGYAPSCIGSHYAVRTRALRDIGGVGPELAEDFTTTYLLSSAGWQGAFALDADAHGEGPPTFAAMLTQEFQWSRSLTTVALSMTRHLRRMPWSLRLRFLHALLYYPLLTLTTAAGLFLAPFAVLTGLQWVDVPYLEFLVRWGAVNIWLIGVVYLLRGGGVRRPNRAPIVSWEDWLYMLTRWPLNLRGVLAAAVQRVRPRPINFRVTPKGSDGFEKLPTGLMMPYFLISLVLSGTALVGELVLHTRSGGYLLLTLIAANAYTLVGLAVPWLHAREAARNARVGFFAAFGKTVPLPFTLALLVVIPFALAVANYPFEFLRTLLQLDDLIRLKDLL
- a CDS encoding UDP-glucuronic acid decarboxylase family protein, which encodes MRVVVTGGAGFLGSHLAAALLARGDQVVCLDNFSTGRLENVEPFLADPAFALVETDVSEGIDVPGTVDAVAHLASPASPPDYHRMPLETLAVGSRGTEHALRLAARDRARFVLASTSEVYGDPVVHPQREEYWGNVNPVGPRSVYDEAKRFAEAVSMAYRRTYDLNVGIVRIFNTYGPRMRPQDGRVVTSFITQALVGDPLTIYGDGEQTRSFCYVDDLIAGIVAMIDGSESGPVNLGNPVEWTVTRLASAVLALTGSSSEIEYHPLPTDDPTRRRPDITLARQLLGWEPRVPVEEGLRRTIEWFRSRPEELLAAAPALTGAQPGGIEALTP